The sequence below is a genomic window from Cygnus atratus isolate AKBS03 ecotype Queensland, Australia chromosome 4, CAtr_DNAZoo_HiC_assembly, whole genome shotgun sequence.
CATCATCTCCGTGGACAGGTACATCGGGGTCAAGTACTCGCTCAAGTACCCCACCATCATGACGGAGAGGAAGGCGGGGGTCATCCTcgtggtggtgtggctctccTCCATGGTCATCTCCATCGGGCCGCTgctgggctggaaggagccGCCACCACCAGACGAGAGCATCTGTAGCATCACAGAAGAGCCAGGCTAtgccctcttctcctcccttttctccttctacCTGCCCCTCATGGTCATCCTGGTGATGTACTTCAGGATCTACGTGGTGGCCAGGCGGACAACCCGGAGCTTGGAGGCAGGGGTCAAGAAGGAGAGGAATAAATCCATGGAGGTGGTGCTGCGCATCCACTGCCGCAGCGTGCTGGAGGAGCCTCTCTCCAGCACCCGGAGCAAGGGGCACAACTTCAGGAGCTCCCTCTCCGTGCGGCTCCTCAAGTTCTCCCGTGAAAAAAAGGCGGCCAAGACTCTCGCCATCGTCGTGGGCGTTTTCATCCTCTGCTGGTTCCCCTTCTTCTTCGTCCTGCCTTTTGGTAAGTGatcctgtccccagcccagccccgtggcacagccctggggactTGATCCTTGGGACACCTTTCAGGACACAACTCACACGTGGAGGTGAGGGATAGGTAATGGATAGGTGGAGAAACCAGCAATGAATGAATTCAATTAATTAATGCTCGTTCAATATTTATTAATCAGAGTCACATAATCAATCAAAGCAAGCAGCCAATGAataaaatagcaacaacaaaaaaaaaa
It includes:
- the ADRA1D gene encoding alpha-1D adrenergic receptor isoform X3, whose amino-acid sequence is MTFAELSNGSLSGNRTGQGSQSGANRSWGLQGEDPPQGNGTTLPFALDVQAVGVGVFLAAFILSAIVGNILVILSVACNRHLQTVTNYFIVNLAIADLLLSTTVLPFSATLEVLGFWVFGRIFCNIWAAVDVLCCSASIMSLCIISVDRYIGVKYSLKYPTIMTERKAGVILVVVWLSSMVISIGPLLGWKEPPPPDESICSITEEPGYALFSSLFSFYLPLMVILVMYFRIYVVARRTTRSLEAGVKKERNKSMEVVLRIHCRSVLEEPLSSTRSKGHNFRSSLSVRLLKFSREKKAAKTLAIVVGVFILCWFPFFFVLPFEEDPIKSGI
- the ADRA1D gene encoding alpha-1D adrenergic receptor isoform X2 codes for the protein MTFAELSNGSLSGNRTGQGSQSGANRSWGLQGEDPPQGNGTTLPFALDVQAVGVGVFLAAFILSAIVGNILVILSVACNRHLQTVTNYFIVNLAIADLLLSTTVLPFSATLEVLGFWVFGRIFCNIWAAVDVLCCSASIMSLCIISVDRYIGVKYSLKYPTIMTERKAGVILVVVWLSSMVISIGPLLGWKEPPPPDESICSITEEPGYALFSSLFSFYLPLMVILVMYFRIYVVARRTTRSLEAGVKKERNKSMEVVLRIHCRSVLEEPLSSTRSKGHNFRSSLSVRLLKFSREKKAAKTLAIVVGVFILCWFPFFFVLPFANEAGKWGILFL
- the ADRA1D gene encoding alpha-1D adrenergic receptor isoform X5, which gives rise to MTFAELSNGSLSGNRTGQGSQSGANRSWGLQGEDPPQGNGTTLPFALDVQAVGVGVFLAAFILSAIVGNILVILSVACNRHLQTVTNYFIVNLAIADLLLSTTVLPFSATLEVLGFWVFGRIFCNIWAAVDVLCCSASIMSLCIISVDRYIGVKYSLKYPTIMTERKAGVILVVVWLSSMVISIGPLLGWKEPPPPDESICSITEEPGYALFSSLFSFYLPLMVILVMYFRIYVVARRTTRSLEAGVKKERNKSMEVVLRIHCRSVLEEPLSSTRSKGHNFRSSLSVRLLKFSREKKAAKTLAIVVGVFILCWFPFFFVLPFGQL
- the ADRA1D gene encoding alpha-1D adrenergic receptor isoform X4, whose translation is MTFAELSNGSLSGNRTGQGSQSGANRSWGLQGEDPPQGNGTTLPFALDVQAVGVGVFLAAFILSAIVGNILVILSVACNRHLQTVTNYFIVNLAIADLLLSTTVLPFSATLEVLGFWVFGRIFCNIWAAVDVLCCSASIMSLCIISVDRYIGVKYSLKYPTIMTERKAGVILVVVWLSSMVISIGPLLGWKEPPPPDESICSITEEPGYALFSSLFSFYLPLMVILVMYFRIYVVARRTTRSLEAGVKKERNKSMEVVLRIHCRSVLEEPLSSTRSKGHNFRSSLSVRLLKFSREKKAAKTLAIVVGVFILCWFPFFFVLPFVKINAT